From Synergistaceae bacterium:
CTACCGTCGCTATATAGACGACGGGAATATGCCAGTCGACTATATCTTTATAAAGAAGGATCCCGAACCCTATGAGAAGTGCAGCGGCTGAAGTTTCCCCTATACATCCCCCGACGTGCCCGATGAATATATTGTAGAGATCAGGAAGATTGGCTGTCGTGCCTGTCTTTATCACTGCAAGGGGAGTGGCTCCTGATACCCCGTCAATAGCCCATGTTGTCATCGGAACGGGCCAGCTTGTAAGCATCATCGCACGTCCTGCGAGAGCGGGGTTTACGATGTTGCAGCCTATGCCGCCGAAGAACTGTTTGACGATTATAATCGCGAAAACACTTCCGACCGATGCCATCCAGAGGGGTATCGCCGGCGGGAGGTTATAGGCCAAAAGTAGCCCTGTGACGGCGGCAGACATATCCCCAACCGTTATGGTCTGTTTTGCCATCTTCTGCCATATAAACTCGGAAATTTTGCAGCTTGCTACGCAGACCGCCATAACCAGAGCTGCCCGAAGCCCGAAGAAATAGATCCCCGCAAATCCGGCGGGAGCCAGGGCAATAAGCACCCATGTCATGATCTTGCGCGTATCAACCGGAGAATGGATATGAGGTGAGCTTGATACTGCCAGGAGGCGTTCCATTATTTGTTCGCCGCCTTTCTGCGCATTGCCATAACGGCAGCCTTGCCGTCGCGGCATGACTGTGTGAGGTGCCGGTTGGCCGGACACACATATGTGCAGCTCCCGCACTCTATGCAGTTCATTCCGCCTTTTTCTTCAAATGTCTTATAGTCGCGCATCAGAACGAGGGGGTTCAGCACGTTCGGCATGACGCCCATAGGACATGCTTTGATGCACCGTCCGCAGCGGATGCACGATGATTCAGGCGCTAGATATGCCGAATCTGCTGTCAGCGCCAGAATGCCGGATGTACCCTTGACGACCGGGACATCTATGGTACGAAGCGCTATCCCCATCATAGGCCCGCCTGAAAGGATCTTGACCGGCTGCTCCTTGAAGCCGCCGCACAGATCGATCAGCTCGCGTACCGAAGTTCCGAGAGGAACGTGAATGTTTTTCGGATTTGCAACAGCTTCGCCGGTAACCGAAACTACCCGTGTGACTGATGGTTCTCCTTCTGCTATTGCTTCCCATATCTGGTGGACAGTGCGCACATTCAGTATGATGCAGCCAACGTCGGCCGGGAGTGCCGTAATGACGTATTCCTGTCCGGTCAGTGTTTCTATGAGCATTTTTTCCGCACCCTGGGGATATTTTACAGGGAGAGCCCTGACTGTCATTTTCACTGTGCCCTGTTTTTTGATCTCGGCCTCCATAA
This genomic window contains:
- a CDS encoding RnfABCDGE type electron transport complex subunit D codes for the protein MERLLAVSSSPHIHSPVDTRKIMTWVLIALAPAGFAGIYFFGLRAALVMAVCVASCKISEFIWQKMAKQTITVGDMSAAVTGLLLAYNLPPAIPLWMASVGSVFAIIIVKQFFGGIGCNIVNPALAGRAMMLTSWPVPMTTWAIDGVSGATPLAVIKTGTTANLPDLYNIFIGHVGGCIGETSAAALLIGFGILLYKDIVDWHIPVVYIATVAALSAVFGRAAGPLYEIFTGGLFLGAIFMATDYTTSPMTRKGQVIFALGCGVLTSLIRTFGGYPEGVSYSILIMNLTVPLIDRFAVPRIFGEVKKHV
- the rsxC gene encoding electron transport complex subunit RsxC, with translation MKLPTFWGGIHPPQKKEFTLNESIVEYLPKGELVFPMAQNLGAPCQPVVKKGDNVLVGQKLGNNDAFVSAPVLSSVSGTVKDVAMRMTSSGTLENCVIVENDGRYEKDPSWTPMDNYEEADPKEYLKRIREAGIVGFGGATFPTAVKLSPPPDKIIKWLIVNGAECEPYLNCDNRLMLEQPGKIVGGLRLVMRLFPDAEGIIAIEDNKPQAIDIMEAEIKKQGTVKMTVRALPVKYPQGAEKMLIETLTGQEYVITALPADVGCIILNVRTVHQIWEAIAEGEPSVTRVVSVTGEAVANPKNIHVPLGTSVRELIDLCGGFKEQPVKILSGGPMMGIALRTIDVPVVKGTSGILALTADSAYLAPESSCIRCGRCIKACPMGVMPNVLNPLVLMRDYKTFEEKGGMNCIECGSCTYVCPANRHLTQSCRDGKAAVMAMRRKAANK